The Streptomyces seoulensis genome contains a region encoding:
- a CDS encoding ABC transporter permease, with protein MFRTALRNVLAHKARLLMTVLAVMLGVAFVSGTLVFTNTLSRAFENSSAQGFDGVDVAVRAKHQQASGDRVGSTPDLTPALLAKAEKVPGAASATGVVSGFTALADKHGKLVGDGWQSMGGNYWGTKDARYDLVSGHAPHGAGELLIDSETARRTGYGVGDTVRLSVDGPVLTPRVAGVFTTDDGNVAAGGSLTLFDTPTAQTLFGKKGAYDEIDVTAAPGTSQSALKAALDKALPAGQVSTTTGEKLAADQAEQISSSMSGLRQVLLVFAGIALFVGTFIIANTFTMLVAQRTKELALLRAVGASRGQVTRSVLAEAFAVGTVAGVAGLAAGVGIGAGLRALLNSFGASMPDGPLVVTPGTVVAALAVGIVITVLAAWLPGRRAAKIPPVAAMNSVHATATTRSLVLRNTIGALFAAAGAGVVLAATTMDTDKGQGAMGLGAVLLIIGVFVLTPLLSRPLIAATAPVLRLFGVSGRLARQNAVRNPRRTAATASALMIGLTLITGMTVMAGSLQKSIDKMAASAIRADYIVSMANRTPLSPDVATKLAATDGVAASSPLRNGASRIDGDTEYLTGVNGSAIGELTDLKVKQGTFDVSGNRIVVDADRAKEQGWKAGSKLTAHFEDGKQATLTVAGVYEGNEMIRGIMIDDKVLTPHLRAPADMQVLVRMADGASDGTKDRLAKALGSNPAIQVQDKKDISDGIAQIFTLMLNLVYGLLGMAVVVAVLGVVNTLAMSVFERSQEIGMLRAIGLERGSVKRMVRLESLVISLFGGVLGIGLGVFFGWAAGELLGTKMATYELVLPWSRLALFLLLAALVGVLAALWPARRAARLNMLAAIKAE; from the coding sequence ATGTTCCGCACCGCGCTGCGCAACGTCCTCGCGCACAAGGCCCGGCTCCTGATGACCGTGCTCGCCGTCATGCTCGGCGTCGCCTTCGTGTCCGGGACCCTGGTCTTCACCAACACCCTCTCCCGCGCCTTCGAGAACAGCTCCGCCCAGGGCTTCGACGGCGTCGACGTGGCCGTCCGCGCCAAGCACCAGCAGGCGAGCGGCGACCGGGTCGGCTCCACCCCCGACCTGACCCCGGCACTGCTGGCCAAGGCCGAGAAGGTACCCGGCGCCGCCTCCGCGACCGGTGTCGTCAGCGGCTTCACCGCGCTGGCCGACAAGCACGGCAAGCTGGTCGGCGACGGCTGGCAGTCGATGGGCGGCAACTACTGGGGCACGAAGGACGCCCGCTACGACCTCGTCTCCGGCCACGCCCCGCACGGCGCGGGCGAGCTGCTGATCGACTCCGAGACCGCCCGCCGCACCGGCTACGGCGTCGGCGACACCGTCCGCCTCTCGGTCGACGGCCCGGTCCTCACCCCGCGCGTCGCCGGCGTCTTCACCACCGACGACGGCAACGTGGCCGCGGGCGGCAGCCTCACCCTCTTCGACACGCCCACCGCGCAGACCCTGTTCGGCAAGAAGGGCGCGTACGACGAGATCGACGTGACCGCCGCCCCCGGCACCAGCCAGAGCGCGCTCAAGGCCGCGCTGGACAAGGCGCTCCCGGCCGGTCAGGTCAGCACCACCACGGGTGAGAAGCTCGCCGCCGACCAGGCCGAGCAGATCTCCTCCTCCATGAGCGGCCTGCGCCAGGTGCTCCTGGTGTTCGCCGGCATCGCCCTGTTCGTCGGCACGTTCATCATCGCCAACACCTTCACCATGCTGGTCGCCCAGCGCACCAAGGAACTCGCCCTGCTGCGGGCGGTCGGCGCCTCGCGCGGCCAGGTCACCCGCTCGGTGCTGGCCGAGGCGTTCGCGGTCGGCACGGTCGCGGGCGTGGCCGGACTCGCCGCCGGTGTCGGCATCGGCGCCGGACTGCGCGCCCTGCTGAACTCCTTCGGCGCGAGCATGCCGGACGGGCCGCTCGTGGTCACGCCGGGCACGGTCGTCGCCGCGCTCGCCGTCGGCATCGTCATCACCGTGCTCGCCGCCTGGCTGCCCGGCCGCCGGGCCGCGAAGATCCCGCCGGTCGCGGCGATGAACAGCGTGCACGCGACCGCCACCACCCGCTCGCTGGTGCTGCGCAACACCATCGGCGCGCTGTTCGCGGCGGCCGGCGCGGGCGTGGTCCTCGCGGCCACCACCATGGACACCGACAAGGGCCAGGGCGCGATGGGCCTGGGCGCGGTGCTGCTGATCATCGGCGTCTTCGTGCTGACCCCGCTGCTCTCCCGCCCGCTGATCGCGGCGACCGCACCGGTACTGCGCCTGTTCGGCGTCTCGGGCCGCCTCGCCCGGCAGAACGCGGTGCGCAACCCGCGCCGCACGGCGGCCACCGCGTCCGCGCTGATGATCGGCCTGACCCTGATCACCGGCATGACGGTGATGGCGGGCAGCCTGCAGAAGTCGATCGACAAGATGGCCGCCTCCGCGATCCGCGCGGACTACATCGTCTCGATGGCCAACCGCACCCCGCTCTCCCCGGACGTGGCCACCAAGCTGGCCGCCACCGACGGGGTCGCCGCGTCCAGCCCGCTGCGCAACGGCGCCTCCCGCATCGACGGCGACACCGAGTACCTGACCGGCGTCAACGGCTCGGCGATCGGCGAGCTGACCGACCTGAAGGTGAAGCAGGGCACGTTCGACGTGTCCGGCAACCGGATCGTGGTGGACGCCGACCGGGCCAAGGAGCAGGGCTGGAAGGCCGGTTCGAAGCTCACCGCGCACTTCGAGGACGGCAAGCAGGCCACGCTGACCGTCGCCGGGGTGTACGAGGGCAACGAGATGATCCGGGGCATCATGATCGACGACAAGGTGCTCACCCCGCACCTGCGCGCCCCGGCCGACATGCAGGTCCTGGTCCGCATGGCGGACGGCGCCTCGGACGGGACGAAGGACCGGCTGGCCAAGGCCCTCGGCTCCAACCCGGCCATCCAGGTCCAGGACAAGAAGGACATCTCCGACGGCATCGCCCAGATCTTCACGCTGATGCTGAACCTGGTCTACGGCCTGCTCGGCATGGCCGTGGTGGTCGCGGTCCTCGGCGTCGTCAACACGCTGGCCATGTCGGTGTTCGAGCGCTCCCAGGAGATCGGGATGCTGCGCGCGATCGGCCTGGAGCGCGGGTCGGTCAAGCGGATGGTCCGCCTGGAGTCCCTGGTGATCTCGCTGTTCGGCGGGGTGCTGGGCATCGGGCTCGGCGTGTTCTTCGGCTGGGCGGCCGGTGAGCTGCTGGGCACGAAGATGGCGACGTACGAGCTGGTGCTGCCCTGGTCCCGGCTGGCGCTGTTCCTGCTGCTGGCCGCCCTGGTGGGCGTGCTGGCGGCGCTGTGGCCGGCCCGGCGCGCGGCCCGGCTGAACATGCTGGCGGCGATCAAGGCCGAGTAG
- a CDS encoding ABC transporter ATP-binding protein — translation MTTTPTTGRTTAVAARATELSKIYGQGETRVVALDQVSVEFRQAEFTAIMGPSGSGKSTLMHCVAGLDSFSSGSVRIGETELGSLKDKQLTRLRRDKIGFIFQAFNLLPTLTALENITLPMDIAGRKPDKEWLDRVIEMVGLSGRLTHRPSQLSGGQQQRVAVARALASKPDIIFGDEPTGNLDSRSGAEVLGFLRNSVRELGQTVVMVTHDPVAAAYADRVVFLADGRIVDEIQDPTADSVLDLMKRFDAKGRTS, via the coding sequence GTGACCACCACACCCACCACCGGCAGGACCACCGCCGTGGCCGCGCGCGCCACGGAGCTGTCGAAGATCTACGGGCAGGGTGAGACCCGAGTGGTCGCCCTGGACCAGGTCTCCGTCGAGTTCCGCCAGGCGGAGTTCACCGCGATCATGGGCCCGTCCGGCTCCGGCAAGTCCACGCTGATGCACTGCGTGGCCGGGCTGGACTCCTTCTCCTCCGGTTCGGTGCGCATCGGCGAGACCGAGCTGGGCTCGCTGAAGGACAAGCAGCTCACGCGGCTGCGCCGGGACAAGATCGGCTTCATCTTCCAGGCGTTCAACCTGCTGCCGACGCTCACGGCGCTGGAGAACATCACGCTGCCGATGGACATCGCGGGCCGCAAGCCCGACAAGGAGTGGCTGGACCGGGTGATCGAGATGGTGGGTCTGTCCGGACGGCTCACGCACCGCCCCTCCCAGCTCTCCGGCGGCCAGCAGCAGCGCGTCGCCGTGGCCCGCGCGCTGGCCTCCAAGCCGGACATCATCTTCGGCGACGAGCCGACCGGAAACCTCGACTCCCGCTCCGGCGCCGAGGTGCTCGGCTTCCTGCGCAACTCCGTGCGCGAGCTGGGCCAGACGGTGGTCATGGTGACCCACGACCCGGTGGCCGCCGCCTACGCGGACCGGGTGGTCTTCCTCGCCGACGGCCGGATCGTGGACGAGATCCAGGACCCGACCGCCGACTCGGTCCTCGACCTCATGAAGCGATTCGACGCGAAGGGCCGTACGAGCTGA